TTTCAAAAGCATGGGCTGCAAATCAAATGTTGTTCTATTATTTTGAGACTTCACACCCTATTATAAATCTCGACGAAATTGATCAAGATCAAGCTGTTTATGCACTAAAATTTGACAATCCGAATAACGAAAAAGTTACCATCAAAATTGGAATCAGCGCAGTGAGTGCTGAAGGTGCTAAAAACAATCTCAATACAGAAATAGGTAACAAGAGTTTTGATCAAGTTCTAGAAGAAACTCAAGCATTATGGAAACAAGAACTGGATAAAATCGAGATTACAGATAATAACCTAGAGAATAAAAAGATCTTTTACACATCACTTTACCATACCATGCTGGCGCCTAATATCTACAATGACGTAGATGGTAGGTACCGTGGAATGGATCTCAAAATACACGAGGCTGAAAACTTCGATTATTACACTGTCTTTTCTCTTTGGGATACTTACCGGGCCGCGCATCCACTCTACACCATCATTGACCAAAAAAGAACAAACGATTTCATCAACACCTTCAATGCAAAATATGACGAGGGCGGCATCCTCCCTATATGGGACTTAAGCGGCAATTACACCGGCTGCATGATAGGATATCATGCCATTCTCGTCATTGCAGATGCCTATCTTAAAGGTATAAATGACTATGATGTAGAGAAAGCTTTCCAAGCCATGAAGCACAGCTCTGTCCAAGATCACTTAGGACTGAAAAGCTATAAGGAGATGGGTTTCATACCCGTAGAGCTGGAATCTGAAAGTGTTTCAAAAACCTTAGAGTATGCTTACGACGACTGGACCATCGCCCAAATGGCTAAAGAAATGAATCGACAAGAGGATTATAAAACCTACATTCAGCGAGCTCAGAACTATAAAAACCTTTACAACCCACAGACACGATTTTTTCAAGGCCGCATGCGCAACACGTGGTTTGCCCCTTTTGATCCTGCTGAAGTCAATTTTAATTACACCGAGGCCAACGCTTGGCAATACAGTTTGTATGCACCTCAAGATATCAGCGGACATATAAATTTGATGGGAGGTGATGATGATTATGAAAAACATCTCGACCAGCTTTTCACAGCACCTCAACAAACTTCTGGACGGCACCAAGCAGATATCACCGGTCTTATCGGTCAGTACGCGCACGGCAACGAACCCTCCCATCACATGGCTTACCTCTACAATTTTGTGGGTAAACCGCATAAGACTCAAGAGCGCGTTTACGAGATCATGAATACTTTGTATCAAAATGCTCCTGACGGCATTTCCGGAAACGAGGACTGTGGCCAGATGAGCGCGTGGTACGTCATGAGTACCATGGGTTTTTATCCTGTGACGCCGGGTTCAAACCAGTATATCATTGGCACGCCATTGTTTCAAGAGGTGAATATAAACCTTGAAAATGGCAATAACTTTAAAATCGTTAAAGAGGGAGAAGGCATTTATGTTGCTGGTGTTGAGTACGCTTTCGCGAAAGCGGAACAACCACAATCTCTATCTAAAAGTTATATAGACCATTCCATGATTATGCAGGGCGGCACGCTTACCTTCAAAATGAGTGAAACCCCTGAAGAATGGGCAACCCGCAGCGAAGATAGACCAAGCACCACAATTGAAGACCACCTGACCGTGAGCCCTCCGTTCATGGCAAGTGGCGAGATTGCTTTTGCAAAAAGCACTCAAGTTGAGCTACAAAGCATCGATTCAAATGCCACCATTTTCTACCGATTAGGTTACAAAGGAGGATTTAAAAAATACGAGAAACCTTTTGAAATAGACAAACCCATTGTACTCACAACCTATGCAGAACGCGATGGCAAAAAAAGCACGGCAATAAACACCAATTTGTACAAATATGACGATCGCTTGACCATTAAATTGGGGCATAAATATGCGCAACAGTACAGCGCTGGCGGCGATCAGGCACTCATAGACGGGATGCGAGGAACTCTAGATTATAGAAGCGGAACCTGGCAAGGAAGTCAAAATCAAGATCTAGACATCACCATCGATTTAGGAAATCTGCGTGCGATTACGACTGTTTCAACTGCATTTTTAAAAGACCAGCGCAGCTGGATATTTTTTCCAACGGATGTTGAGGTTGAACTCTTAGGTGAAAACGACAACATTGTTGCGTCAAAAAAAGTACAACTACCTGAAACGGGAAAAGAAGAAGTTAGAGCCATTCATCCCGTTTCTTTAAACTTTGAACTCACTAAAGGTGTCCAGAAAGTAAGATTGAAAGCGGGTACAGCGGGCAAGCTCCCAGAATGGCATCTAGGTTACGAGCATGGTGGCACCGCCTGGACATTTATAGACGAAATATCCATAAACTAAATCCATGAAGAGATCAGACTTCATTAAGCTTAGTGCTGCTGGTGGTATCTCACTCACACTAGGAACGCAATTGCTGGGCTGTACTGATAACAAAAAACAGAAAAAAATGAGTCCATCAAAACCTATCTCAATCTGCACTTGGGGATTTGTAAATGCAAACGCCGCAGCTGCCGACGCGCTAGAATCTGGAATGAACGCTTTAGATGCTGCAATTACCGGTGTTCAGATCGAGGAAGAAAACATTAAAAATACCACCGTAGGAAATGGCGGCACTCCAGACCGAGAAGGCCATGTGACTCTTGATGCCTGTGTGATGGATCATAACGGTAATGCTGGTTCAGTCGTTTTTGTTGAAAATTATACCCGTGTAGCCACACTGGCAAAAATCGTGATGGAAGAAACCCCTCATGTGATGCTTGCAGGCAGAGGCGCTGAGGATCTCGCTGCAGAAAATGGATTTAAGAAACAAGACCTCCTCAATGAGAACACCAAATCAGCGTACCGAGAATGGTTAAAGACCAGCGACTACAAGCCAGTAATCAATATAGAAAATCATGACACCATCGGTATGTTGTGTATGGATAAGAAGGGCGACATCAGCGGTGCTTGTACTACTTCTGGACTTGCTTATAAAATGCATGGACGTGTAGGCGATTCTCCTATCATAGGTTCTGGATTATTTGTTGATAACGAGGTAGGAGGTGCTGCTGCAACGGGAATGGGTGAGGAAATCATGAAGTCTGTTGGGAGCTTCTTAATTGTCGAACTGATGCGACAGGGCAAAACACCCCAAGAAGCTTGTGAAGAAGCTGTTCATCGTATTACAAAAAAGGGTGGCTATGAGGATTTTCAAGTAGCCTACATCGCCATCAATAAAAATGGTGAGACGGGCAGCTATTGCATTCATCCTGGTTTTGCTATGATGGAATATCGTGATGGAAAAAATGAACGAGTCAACAGTAAATCTTTTATCAAAGCATAATGACTCAAAAGAAAAATTACTCTGTTCCCTTTATCATTATAACCACGCTTTTTTTTCTGTGGGGATTCATTACGGTTTTGGTAGACAGTCTCGTACCGCGTTTGAAAGATGTCTTCGAACTGAGTTATTTTCAGGCAGGCATGGTACAATCGGCATTTTTTGCGGCGTACTTTGTTTTTTCAATTCCCGCGGGATCGCTGCTCTCCAAAATCGGATATAAGAATGGCATTTTTATAGGATTGCTGACCATGGCTACGGGTTGCTTTTTATTTTATCCAGCCTCTTCGATACGTTCTTTTCCCATCTTTTTGATAGCCTATTTCACTCTTGCTGCAGGGATAACCATTTTACAAGTTGCTGCAAATCCTTATGTAGCTGTTCTAGGCAGCGAAGATGGCGCCAGTAGCAGGCTGAATTTATCACAAGCTTTTAATTCGCTAGGGACTGCAATTGCACCAGCGTTTGGAGCAGCTTATTTATTGAGTGATAAGATTCTTTCTTCGTCAGAAATCAAGATGTTGAGCACCCAGGCTCAAGAGGAGTATTACCTATCTGAAGCGATAGCCGTACAGGATCCGTTTTTGATATTTGGTGGAGTGCTAGCTGTACTAGCCTTGATATTCCTCTTTCTTAAACTACCTGTTATTCAGAAAAATAAGTCAGGTGGATACCTCAAAGTTTTGAAAAACCCTAAAGTTCTGAAAGGAGCCTTGGGAATCTTTGTTTACGTAGGTGCAGAAGTCGCCATAGGCTCCTACTTAGTCAACTATTTTATCAGCCTAGATCTCGCTGAACTTATTAAATCCAGCTCGTTCCTAAGCTCTATTGCTTCGACCCAAGTAGGTGAAGATTTGTATAGCATTGATAACAAGGCTATTGTGGGAGCATTCGTTTTCTTGTATTGGTCTGCAGCGATGATAGGTAGATTTTTAGGGTCTGTCCTGATGCGCTTCTTTGCTCCAAATAAGGTATTACTGGTATTTACCTTAACCGCTGTCGCGCTGATTTGCATGAGTATTTCAAACACAGGAACTTTGGCGATGTTTACGATTCTTGCGGTGGGCTTATGTAACTCGATCATGTTTCCCACGGTTTTTACCTTAACGCTTGATGGTCTGGGAGACAGCAAACCACAAGCCTCGGGAATCATGTGTACTGCGATCGTGGGTGGAGCGGTTATCCCTGTTGCCTTCGGAAAATTAGTAGATACCTACGGATTCACGATTGCGTTTCTCTTACCGATGCTTTGCTACCTCTACATCGCATTTTTTGCGTTAGGACAGAAGATAAGTCTCAAGACGATCTGAAATCTTAAATCAAAAATTAAAAATCTTTTCAGGAGTAACTAGGTAATCCAGCCGTTGATCGTTTTCATTGGCTTCTATCAAGTCGGGTAACGGTTCAAAAAAGTTCAAACCGATTTTGATCGTTTCTGGACGGCATTTCTCTAGAAATCGATCGTAGAAACCTTTTCCATAACCTACTCTATTTCCCTTCAGATCGGCTGCGAGTAAGGGAGTGAAAACAACGTCGATTTGAGATTCTTGGATCTGGATATTACCTTCTCCAGATGGTTCGGGAATCCCATATTTATTGAGCTTAAGGCTCGTCTGATCGGTAAGTAGATAATGGTTAAGAGAGTAATCTTTGAAATTACCTTTTGAGACAATCAAATTTTTATCGCGTCCTTGCAGAACTTGCAGCAAGTATTCGGTTTGAATCTCATGCTGTTTCTCAATACTTAAAAAGAGATGGTAATTCTGAAGGTTCCAGATGTCAAGTTTTAGACATTGGTTAGCTATTTCAATACTCTTTTCCTGTATTTGCTTTCGCGAAAGCGCACTCCTTCTTTCCTTAAATTCAAGCCTTATCTCCCTCTTGCTTTTCATCTATTGAGATATGAAAAATGGCATCGCCCTGATAGACCAAAGGCGCATTGTTAGTATTGATAATATACCCGGCATTTGGAGCCTTTACTTTGAATCTCATGCTGCCGTACGGGTCAGTAATGGTGGCGATGAATTCATCTTTTTCAACTCTCTTACCACAGGGGACTTTTGCATGGAAAAGACCGGAATAACGAGCACGCAGCCACTTACTCTTATTAATGATAATGCTTTCCTTGTGCTCGTCAGGCACGGGAATGGAAGTCTTGAGCATCTTGAGATGATGCAGTACACGCAAAGTCCCATCTACTGCTTCACCCACGATTTCCTTATCGCTGCGTTTAGACTCTCCCCCCTCAAAAAGTAAGTAAGGTTTCCCCATTTCTGAACAGGTCGCGCGGAAGGTTTTCTTCACATTGCTGCTGTACATCAAGAATGGTGCGTGGAAGATTTTTGCGAGTTTCAGTGATTCTGTTTCAGACTCAGAAATACGTAAATGTGGCGCGTTAAAGCGCTGGGCTCCACCGGTATGGAAGTCCAGCACATAATCGACATGTGGCAAGATTTCATTTACAATTTGATAGGCAAACCTACTGGCGAGCGCACCTGTTTTAGTCCCAGGAAATACGCGATTCAAATCCCTACCATCAGGAAATTCCCGCTGATTATTGAGGAAACCAAAAATGTTCAAAATAGGAATCGCGACAATAGTCCCGGCAGCGGGCTTGTTGTACTTTTTGGCGATCATTTGTCGCACGGTTTCCACGCCGTTGATCTCATCGCCGTGTATCCCACCAGTGAGCAATACCACCGGTCCTTCTTTTTTACCGCGCTCGATAATTACAGGGACCTCAACCGTGGTAGAAGTATACAATTTGGCGAGATTAAAATTGAGCTTGTGGCTGGATCCGGGCAGGATCTCTGTACCTAAAATCGTAAGTTCCTTAAATGTTTTAGGCATTTTTCTCTACGTACTTGATTATTTCCTTGGCAATGTTCACTCCAGTCGCTCCTTCTATGCCTTCCAGTCCTGGCGAACTATTAACTTCCAGAACCAGTGGACCACGACTACTTTGTAAAAGATCGACGCCACAAACTCCCAGACCTAAAGCTTTGGCAGCTGCAATTGCTGTTTGTTCTTCGGCACGACTGAGCTGTATTTTTTTAGCAGTTCCACCTCGATGCAAATTGGAGCGGAACTCACCTTTCTGCGCCTGGCGTTTCATGGCACCTACCACTTTATCGCCTACAACAAAAGCACGCAAATCTGCACCGCCAGCCTCTTCAATAAACTCCTGCACGATCACTCGGCTTTTTAAATCATTGTGAGCGTCTATGATAGCATCTGCCTCTTCAAGCGTTTTGGCTAGGTTGACACCTATTCCCTGAGTTCCCTCAAGAACCTTGATCACAACTGGTGGACCGTCTACCAGCTCACAGATATCATCAGTATGTTCACCAAAATTGGTAAATACCGTACTGGGCATTCCCACACCAGAACGAGATAGTTTTTGTAAGCTATGCAACTTGTCCCTACTCATCACCAATGCGTTAGAAGAAACCGTAGAAAAACAACCCATCATTTCAAATTGACGCACAATGGCTGTACCGTAAAAAGTAATGCTGGAGCCTATGCGCGGTATGATAGCATCTGGTTTAGGCAGTTTTTCTGCGTGGTAATAGACCAGCGGTTTTTGCTTCTCCAGTTTAATATCGCAATACAGAACATTAACCGCTCTGGTTTTGTGGCCGGCTTTTTCTGCTTCCTCTATTAATCTTTTTGTGCTGTATAGGCTCGTGCTGCGCGAGAGTATATCAATCTTCATGAATGGATTTCAAATAAGAAACGTCCTGAAGCTCAGGATCGACTATAAATTTTTTTGACAGAAATTTTCTTCCCAAAAGCACCGGGAAACGCATTTCCTTACGGTTGCTCAAGGTAAGGGATATTTTATAAAGCTTCCCAAACATTCTTATGTTTGCCAGCACCTCATATCGAGTCTCCAGGCTGCCGTTGCTGCTGCGCACATTGGTGATCTGGTAATCTTGAAACTCCAGTTTCTTGCCGTGGTATTGCTCGTGGTCCTCGTCCAGAAAAGTGGCGCACAACACGCCGTCTTTTTCTTCAATATCCTGACAATGGATGCTACTGGTATAAGCACCCGTATCGACTTTAACGTCCACATTTTTCAGTTCCAACCTTGGAAAATCTGCCTTATCGGTGCGGCCTATGATGATTTTATCGTCGTACACTTCAATTTAGTTAAGAGGGCAAAGATGCATTTAATGCAGGATTAATTGTGTTTAATAATTGTTACGCTTTTTGATTTCTCGCTTTTGTTACCGCTTTCGCGAAAGCGGAATTTTGTTCTTGATTATTCAATTAATTGGGAAATTGAAAATCTTTAGGCAATGATTCTGATTCAATTTTCTTTATATTTATTGACATATCTAAGCAACCATGGATTTAAAGGACTTCATCTTCATAATTTTTATATCATGGATCACCTTCCCTTTGGCTCAAAGCTACGATTGGGCTTATAGAGGGGGGGCGATATCAACTTCTCATCAGGTAGTGTTTCACAAATAGACGAAATGGAACATATTAGGCAAATAGCTGTGGACAGCCAGAACAATTATTATTTCCTGGCGGTAGTTTCTGGAGGCAATACAGATCTTAATGGGCAGCCATTTACTAATTATAATAGACCAAGCGGAAGTACGGACACCTTTTTGTTCTCCACTGATTGTTCTGGTAATTTTAGATGGCAAAAAACCATAGGAAGCTATGGTACCGACCAGCCCCAGCATTTAAGCATCGACTCAAATGACAATATATATGTGTCGGGAAGGTTTTTGCCAAGGCTCAACAGTAGTGACGGCTTTACCCATTTTGATAATGATGTTATAATAAACTCACCCCTTACCATTTCCACTCCAGGCCCACACAATAAATCCATTTACTTGATCAAATATGATAGGGGCGGTAACTTTCAATGGCTGGAGCTACCGCAAAAAGACCAAGCCGACATTTCAACCATTCAAAATTCTTACAGCTTTGGACACGTGACAGATTCCAGCGGCGTCACCCATTGGCTCATGACCATGGGGCCAGGCACCCACCTTAACGGCGCCTATACCACCTCCACCAATGAATACGGCATCTTCAGGTTTGACGACCAGGGCAGCTACCTGGGCCATACGCCCGTGGACATGGGCTTTAATGGAGGCCGTGCGACTTATGGTACCACCCTGGAATACGATGAGCTGCTCGACCGTTATTATATCTCTTGGTATAGTGATCCACGAAGTGCAGACAACTTTCAATTTATGGGAAACATGCTCAACACCAGTACCATGCTGGCCGCCATCGAGAACGGAACTGGCAACCTGATCTGGATGAAAGAGTCTACCAGAACGGGCAATACACAAATTCTTTCAACAAAGGTTGATGATCAGTCAAACGTCTATATTTCAGGCATAGGTTTTACCTACACTACTGGTGCCGATGGCATTGCAGGTTATTTCTTTACCAATACAAGGACAAATGGCAACATGAGCGGTGGTGCCCCTTTCCTTATCAAGCTCGATCCACAGGGCAACCTGTTGTGGGGAACCAATCCTGATTTCAATGCTGATCGCGGAGCTTATGACATTACGATCAACGGCAATGAAGTGGCAATTGCCACGGGACTACTGGTGTCCACAAACTGGGGTGGGGCCGCCTACAGCGATAACGGTGCTACGGACGAGCAGCCCGTGGTCGCAAGGTTTGATGCCGCTACCGGCGCTACGCTGGGGCTGCATCCCATAAGGGGAAGCGGTGGTAGCGAGGATCTGGCCACCGCCATCGCCACCGATACTTTTGGCAACTACGCCGTGGGCGGCTATATGTTCAGCAGCAGCCTGTTCCAGAACAGCCCGGGCATCACTCCCCTGCAGCGCAACGGTAGCGGCCGCACCGACTTCTGGTTTGCCCGCCTCGCCACCACCGACTGTGCCGGCGTGCCGCTCTCTACGGACCAGGTCGTGAAAGAGGGGTTCAGCCTCTACCCTAACCCGACAAATGGCCTGGTGTCGATTAGAACATCATCTCAGATCGACCGGTTGAGTATCCATGATCTCTCTGGTAGGCTGGTGCAGCAGCCAGAGCTAGATGGTAGTAACCGTATGGATGTTTCATCATTGCCCACGGGCGTCTATCTCGTCACCTTGAAATCTGTTCATGGGGAGTCAACCTTGAAGTTGGTGCGGGAATGAGTGTTTAAGTTAACGCCTGCTCCAAATCTCCTAAAAGATCATCAATATCTTCAATTCCTACGGAGAGTCTGATTAACGAGTCAACCACACCCGTTTTCTCACGTTCCTCTTTTGGGATGCTGGCGTGCGTCATCGTGGCTGGGTGACCGGCGAGCGATTCCACGCCGCCCAGCGATTCTGCCAAAGTGAAAACTTTCAATCGTTCCACTACTTTTTTTGCGCTTTCTAAGTTTCCTTCTTTAGTGGTAAAAGAAACCATTCCACCGAAATCGCTCATTTGCTTCTGGGCAATCTCATAATTGGGATGATCTTCAAAACCAGGCCAGTACACTTTGTCCACATGGGGATTCTTCCTCAAGGCATGCGCGACCGCTTTACCGTTTTCACAATGACGTTGCATGCGCACATGTAAAGTTTTTATACCACGCATCACCAAAAAACAATCCATAGGTCCTGGAACGGCACCGCTTGCTTTTTGGATGAAATAAAGACGATCTGCGAGCTCTTTATCGTTTACGATCAGCGATCCCATAACTACATCGCTATGACCTCCCAGGTATT
This genomic interval from Nonlabens spongiae contains the following:
- a CDS encoding GH92 family glycosyl hydrolase, yielding MILDAKKALYLLLGCFLISSCQNVQESKLEEELTSLDLVNPFIGTGGHGHTYPGASAPFGMMQLSPDTRLDGWDGCSGYHYSDSLVYGFSHTHLSGTGVSDYGDILFMPTDQPYLNNGADGKQGYRSSFSHDQEKASPGYYEVDLLDTNIKVRLTVSKRAGVHEYTFPDADSQYMILDLEHRDELLEHEFKPISKTQFSGKRFSKAWAANQMLFYYFETSHPIINLDEIDQDQAVYALKFDNPNNEKVTIKIGISAVSAEGAKNNLNTEIGNKSFDQVLEETQALWKQELDKIEITDNNLENKKIFYTSLYHTMLAPNIYNDVDGRYRGMDLKIHEAENFDYYTVFSLWDTYRAAHPLYTIIDQKRTNDFINTFNAKYDEGGILPIWDLSGNYTGCMIGYHAILVIADAYLKGINDYDVEKAFQAMKHSSVQDHLGLKSYKEMGFIPVELESESVSKTLEYAYDDWTIAQMAKEMNRQEDYKTYIQRAQNYKNLYNPQTRFFQGRMRNTWFAPFDPAEVNFNYTEANAWQYSLYAPQDISGHINLMGGDDDYEKHLDQLFTAPQQTSGRHQADITGLIGQYAHGNEPSHHMAYLYNFVGKPHKTQERVYEIMNTLYQNAPDGISGNEDCGQMSAWYVMSTMGFYPVTPGSNQYIIGTPLFQEVNINLENGNNFKIVKEGEGIYVAGVEYAFAKAEQPQSLSKSYIDHSMIMQGGTLTFKMSETPEEWATRSEDRPSTTIEDHLTVSPPFMASGEIAFAKSTQVELQSIDSNATIFYRLGYKGGFKKYEKPFEIDKPIVLTTYAERDGKKSTAINTNLYKYDDRLTIKLGHKYAQQYSAGGDQALIDGMRGTLDYRSGTWQGSQNQDLDITIDLGNLRAITTVSTAFLKDQRSWIFFPTDVEVELLGENDNIVASKKVQLPETGKEEVRAIHPVSLNFELTKGVQKVRLKAGTAGKLPEWHLGYEHGGTAWTFIDEISIN
- a CDS encoding isoaspartyl peptidase/L-asparaginase family protein, with the protein product MKRSDFIKLSAAGGISLTLGTQLLGCTDNKKQKKMSPSKPISICTWGFVNANAAAADALESGMNALDAAITGVQIEEENIKNTTVGNGGTPDREGHVTLDACVMDHNGNAGSVVFVENYTRVATLAKIVMEETPHVMLAGRGAEDLAAENGFKKQDLLNENTKSAYREWLKTSDYKPVINIENHDTIGMLCMDKKGDISGACTTSGLAYKMHGRVGDSPIIGSGLFVDNEVGGAAATGMGEEIMKSVGSFLIVELMRQGKTPQEACEEAVHRITKKGGYEDFQVAYIAINKNGETGSYCIHPGFAMMEYRDGKNERVNSKSFIKA
- a CDS encoding sugar MFS transporter; amino-acid sequence: MTQKKNYSVPFIIITTLFFLWGFITVLVDSLVPRLKDVFELSYFQAGMVQSAFFAAYFVFSIPAGSLLSKIGYKNGIFIGLLTMATGCFLFYPASSIRSFPIFLIAYFTLAAGITILQVAANPYVAVLGSEDGASSRLNLSQAFNSLGTAIAPAFGAAYLLSDKILSSSEIKMLSTQAQEEYYLSEAIAVQDPFLIFGGVLAVLALIFLFLKLPVIQKNKSGGYLKVLKNPKVLKGALGIFVYVGAEVAIGSYLVNYFISLDLAELIKSSSFLSSIASTQVGEDLYSIDNKAIVGAFVFLYWSAAMIGRFLGSVLMRFFAPNKVLLVFTLTAVALICMSISNTGTLAMFTILAVGLCNSIMFPTVFTLTLDGLGDSKPQASGIMCTAIVGGAVIPVAFGKLVDTYGFTIAFLLPMLCYLYIAFFALGQKISLKTI
- a CDS encoding 5-formyltetrahydrofolate cyclo-ligase; translation: MKSKREIRLEFKERRSALSRKQIQEKSIEIANQCLKLDIWNLQNYHLFLSIEKQHEIQTEYLLQVLQGRDKNLIVSKGNFKDYSLNHYLLTDQTSLKLNKYGIPEPSGEGNIQIQESQIDVVFTPLLAADLKGNRVGYGKGFYDRFLEKCRPETIKIGLNFFEPLPDLIEANENDQRLDYLVTPEKIFNF
- a CDS encoding succinylglutamate desuccinylase/aspartoacylase family protein; this encodes MPKTFKELTILGTEILPGSSHKLNFNLAKLYTSTTVEVPVIIERGKKEGPVVLLTGGIHGDEINGVETVRQMIAKKYNKPAAGTIVAIPILNIFGFLNNQREFPDGRDLNRVFPGTKTGALASRFAYQIVNEILPHVDYVLDFHTGGAQRFNAPHLRISESETESLKLAKIFHAPFLMYSSNVKKTFRATCSEMGKPYLLFEGGESKRSDKEIVGEAVDGTLRVLHHLKMLKTSIPVPDEHKESIIINKSKWLRARYSGLFHAKVPCGKRVEKDEFIATITDPYGSMRFKVKAPNAGYIINTNNAPLVYQGDAIFHISIDEKQEGDKA
- the rimK gene encoding 30S ribosomal protein S6--L-glutamate ligase, with amino-acid sequence MKIDILSRSTSLYSTKRLIEEAEKAGHKTRAVNVLYCDIKLEKQKPLVYYHAEKLPKPDAIIPRIGSSITFYGTAIVRQFEMMGCFSTVSSNALVMSRDKLHSLQKLSRSGVGMPSTVFTNFGEHTDDICELVDGPPVVIKVLEGTQGIGVNLAKTLEEADAIIDAHNDLKSRVIVQEFIEEAGGADLRAFVVGDKVVGAMKRQAQKGEFRSNLHRGGTAKKIQLSRAEEQTAIAAAKALGLGVCGVDLLQSSRGPLVLEVNSSPGLEGIEGATGVNIAKEIIKYVEKNA
- a CDS encoding ATP-dependent zinc protease family protein, with the protein product MYDDKIIIGRTDKADFPRLELKNVDVKVDTGAYTSSIHCQDIEEKDGVLCATFLDEDHEQYHGKKLEFQDYQITNVRSSNGSLETRYEVLANIRMFGKLYKISLTLSNRKEMRFPVLLGRKFLSKKFIVDPELQDVSYLKSIHED
- a CDS encoding T9SS type A sorting domain-containing protein → MEHIRQIAVDSQNNYYFLAVVSGGNTDLNGQPFTNYNRPSGSTDTFLFSTDCSGNFRWQKTIGSYGTDQPQHLSIDSNDNIYVSGRFLPRLNSSDGFTHFDNDVIINSPLTISTPGPHNKSIYLIKYDRGGNFQWLELPQKDQADISTIQNSYSFGHVTDSSGVTHWLMTMGPGTHLNGAYTTSTNEYGIFRFDDQGSYLGHTPVDMGFNGGRATYGTTLEYDELLDRYYISWYSDPRSADNFQFMGNMLNTSTMLAAIENGTGNLIWMKESTRTGNTQILSTKVDDQSNVYISGIGFTYTTGADGIAGYFFTNTRTNGNMSGGAPFLIKLDPQGNLLWGTNPDFNADRGAYDITINGNEVAIATGLLVSTNWGGAAYSDNGATDEQPVVARFDAATGATLGLHPIRGSGGSEDLATAIATDTFGNYAVGGYMFSSSLFQNSPGITPLQRNGSGRTDFWFARLATTDCAGVPLSTDQVVKEGFSLYPNPTNGLVSIRTSSQIDRLSIHDLSGRLVQQPELDGSNRMDVSSLPTGVYLVTLKSVHGESTLKLVRE